GATGCACCTACAGAATGCTGGTGCACCATGTATTACTTCTAACTTCTTCTATCACGGTAAACCGTTTGGCCCTAACTATGTTATCCGTCAGGTTGCCGGAAAGAAGATTGCGATTTTTGGTATTGTTACCCAATATATTCCAAATTGGGAAAAGAAGTCTCATATCAAACATATGCGTTTCGTTGATGCGTATCTTTCTGCCGAAGCGACCGTGAAACTCATCAAACGTCTAGAGAATCCTGATTATATTATCTGCATGTACCATGGTGGATTTGAACGTGATTTAGTTAACGGAAGATTAACTGAAGATGAAACTGGTGAAAACGAAGGCTATAAGATTCTAAGAAGCATTCGTGGTATTGATGTCATGATTTCAGGTCACCAACATCGTACAGAAGCTGGTAAGTTATATGATACCTACTATACGCAGACAGCAGCCAACGGTGCTGAGCTTGCATGTATTGATATCTATCCTGACAATAATACAATTGAACCACGTATCTTAAAGGCAGATATTGACGCTGATCCAGACATGTTAAAGCTCTTTGAGAAAGATGAAGCTACTTGCCAAGCGTGGCTAGACCAAACACTTGGCACAACAAATGTTGACTTACGTGTTACAGATGAATTTGATGCACGTCTACACAAGTCACAGATCATCACCTTCCTCAATAAAGTCCAACAAGAAAAGACAGGTGCTGATTTAAGTTCTAACGCCCTATTCCTTGGCGCAACTGGTTTTGCAAAAAATATTACAATGCGTGATTTAGTAAGTACATATGTCTATCCAAATACAACAGTTGTAAAGAAGATAACAGGTAGGATTCTACGTGAATATCTTGAAAAAACAGCTGAGTTCTGGATGATTCATAATGAACATATCATTGTAAATCCATCCTATGATTGGCCAAAACCACAACACTATAACTATGACATGGTTGATGGAATTGAATATACAATCAAAGTTTCTAATTCCGTAGGTCATCGTATTACATCCCTCACATACCAAGGTAATGATGTAACAGATGATATGGAATTTACGATTGCAATGAATAACTACCGTGCAACGGGGGGTGGTAACTACAATATGATTAAAGAAGCACCTACAGTTTCTACAGATCTTTCCAGCATGGTTGAACTACTTGCAAATTATATTCAAGAACACAAAGTCATCGACTTTGAACCAGTTAACAATATTACTGTAATTAAATAAAGAAGTGACGATCTTTGTCGTTAGGAACAAAGATTGTCACTTTTTCTGATACCAATTTATTTAATGTTATGAATAAACTTCTCAATCAATTGATTCATGATGTCCGGTTGATCTGCATTGGAATTATGTCCTGCATTGTCAATCCACTCTACAGACTTTCCTGTATATTTCTCATACGCTTTTAAATAACGTATACACGAGCCTGCATGATCTTCTTTTCCACAAATTACTAGATTTGGACATTGTGGTTCATACGATAAATTCTTTTCCACTGCATCAGCCAAACATTGGTATCCATGTGCAGCGAGGCTAGCATATCGTTTTTTATCACCATCATACACTTTCATCATTTCGAGCATTAACTGCTTTCCATATGTCATCGTGGAAACACCATCTGAACCAACTTTTAACAATGATTTCCATGGATAAATCTGATAAATAGGTCCTACAACTTTTAATAGCCATAGTTCAATTACAGTATAATACCTTCTTTGTAAAGATGGTGAATCTATCATCACAAGTCCCTTCAATTTATGGGGAAATAATTCAGCGTAAATTTGTCCTAAATATCCACCCATTGATTGACCAATGATAACTGGATTTTCAATTCCTTCTTTATCCAATATTTCATCTAGCCACTTTACTTCGTTAAATAAATCAAAATCTAGTTCAAAAGGATAGGATGCCGCGTGTCCAGGCGCATCCCAAACAAATACCCTATATTTATCTTTCATATACTCTAGTTGCTGCTCAAATAATCTATGGTCTGCTGTTAATCCCGGCAAAAAGACCAGTGTATATTCCAACTTAGACTTATTATCATTTATCCAATAATGGATATTTCCTGATCTTGTTTCATATATTTTTTCAATCATCACTATGCCTCTATATTTTGAATGCTTGTAGCTAATAAAAAG
This genomic window from Solobacterium moorei contains:
- a CDS encoding bifunctional metallophosphatase/5'-nucleotidase — its product is MTDRIRILATSDVHGYIYPHSYADGSSKDIGLAKIKSLVNILRDENTLVLDNGDVLEGSPLMYHHFITTPDEISPITRAMADLNYDYINVGNHDFNYGEEALMMHLQNAGAPCITSNFFYHGKPFGPNYVIRQVAGKKIAIFGIVTQYIPNWEKKSHIKHMRFVDAYLSAEATVKLIKRLENPDYIICMYHGGFERDLVNGRLTEDETGENEGYKILRSIRGIDVMISGHQHRTEAGKLYDTYYTQTAANGAELACIDIYPDNNTIEPRILKADIDADPDMLKLFEKDEATCQAWLDQTLGTTNVDLRVTDEFDARLHKSQIITFLNKVQQEKTGADLSSNALFLGATGFAKNITMRDLVSTYVYPNTTVVKKITGRILREYLEKTAEFWMIHNEHIIVNPSYDWPKPQHYNYDMVDGIEYTIKVSNSVGHRITSLTYQGNDVTDDMEFTIAMNNYRATGGGNYNMIKEAPTVSTDLSSMVELLANYIQEHKVIDFEPVNNITVIK
- a CDS encoding alpha/beta fold hydrolase is translated as MIEKIYETRSGNIHYWINDNKSKLEYTLVFLPGLTADHRLFEQQLEYMKDKYRVFVWDAPGHAASYPFELDFDLFNEVKWLDEILDKEGIENPVIIGQSMGGYLGQIYAELFPHKLKGLVMIDSPSLQRRYYTVIELWLLKVVGPIYQIYPWKSLLKVGSDGVSTMTYGKQLMLEMMKVYDGDKKRYASLAAHGYQCLADAVEKNLSYEPQCPNLVICGKEDHAGSCIRYLKAYEKYTGKSVEWIDNAGHNSNADQPDIMNQLIEKFIHNIK